CCGCGACCGCGCCGGCCGCCCTCGCCGCGCAGGCGGCGATCGCCGCCGGCGGCGTCGCCGAGGCCGAGGACGCGGTCGCCGAGTTGCGTCGGCGGGCGCCGAACGCGCCGGAGGCCGCCGCCGCCGCGGCCGGGCTGACCGAGATGAAGCGGGTCGTCGAGGACGGCCGCGCGAAGCCGAACGACTACGCGGCGCAGGTCGCCGCCGGCAATTTCTTCTACGACCGCGGCCAGTGGGCCGAGGCCGAGGCGGCCTACCGCCGCGCCCTCGCCGTGCGGGCCGACGACCCGGACGTCGTCACCGACCACGGCGTGACGCTGCACCAGCTCGGCCGCGACGCCGAGGCGCTCGCCGAGTTCGACCGCTCGATCCGCCTCGACCCGCGGCACGCGATGACCGCCCTCAACGGGACGGTCGTCAGCCTCGCCGCGGGGGACAAGGCCCGGGCGGCGACTTGGCTGGCGCGGCTGGAGCAGATCGATCCGCGGCATCCCGCGATCCCGCGCTTCAAAGAGGAACTGGGCCAAAAGTGAGCGGCATTTTCGGAATCCTGTTGCTGGTTGTCGTCGCCTGGTGGCTGTCGCGCGTCCTGCGGAACGTCTTCTTCGCCCCGTCCCGCCCGCCCGCCACGCCGCGGCCGTCGTCCCCGCCGCCGCCGCCGCGCCCCGACGACGGGCGGCGCGCCGCGTCCCCCGCCGGCGGCGCCGAACGGCTCCTGCCCTGCTCCGCCTGCGGCGTCCGCGTCCCGGAAGGGCGCGGTCTGCGCGACGGGGAGCGGTTCTTCTGCTCCGAGACTTGCCGGAAAGCGGGACGTTAGCCGCCGCGCCCCGGTTGCCCGTCCCCTCCGCGCGCGGCTACATTCGTCGGGAACACACCAAAGAAGGCAGCCAATGTCCGTCCCCTACGATCCGATCGACGACATGTGCCGGCAGGCCGACGCCTGCTACCGCTCCGGCGACATCCAGGAAGCGCG
The bacterium genome window above contains:
- a CDS encoding tetratricopeptide repeat protein, producing the protein MRRDQLLFLIVGLVFGLAVGAIIGAVVARPDIVGASAPTPPAAGAPGAPPQAAAGMDSVDARLAALRARLDKNPDDEAALTDLGELYLAAGMRERAVEPFRRLAALAGNDPRRLTEAATAQLRAGDARGAFATARRAADLDRSATAPAALAAQAAIAAGGVAEAEDAVAELRRRAPNAPEAAAAAAGLTEMKRVVEDGRAKPNDYAAQVAAGNFFYDRGQWAEAEAAYRRALAVRADDPDVVTDHGVTLHQLGRDAEALAEFDRSIRLDPRHAMTALNGTVVSLAAGDKARAATWLARLEQIDPRHPAIPRFKEELGQK